A single Anatilimnocola floriformis DNA region contains:
- a CDS encoding RNA recognition motif domain-containing protein: MKLYVGNLSYGVTNEKLEELFSQFGQVRSAQVIQDRDTGRSKGFGFVEMADDNAAREAIKGLHEQQHDGRPLTVNEARPREDRGGGGGGGGGRGGGGGYGGGRGGGGGGYGGRR, from the coding sequence ATGAAGTTGTATGTCGGGAACCTGAGCTACGGGGTGACCAACGAGAAGCTGGAAGAACTGTTTTCGCAGTTCGGCCAGGTTCGTAGCGCTCAAGTGATTCAGGACCGCGACACCGGTCGCAGCAAGGGTTTCGGCTTTGTCGAAATGGCTGACGACAATGCCGCCCGTGAGGCCATCAAGGGCCTGCACGAGCAGCAGCACGACGGTCGCCCGCTGACGGTCAACGAAGCTCGCCCACGTGAAGATCGTGGCGGCGGCGGTGGCGGTGGTGGTGGCCGAGGTGGCGGTGGCGGCTACGGTGGTGGCCGAGGCGGCGGTGGCGGCGGTTACGGCGGCCGTCGTTAA
- a CDS encoding amidase has product MGDGDSPTSWSASDIARRIAAREISAREVCEAYISRCEQTHKALNALVWNRFDAARQEATAVDEKIARGEKLGPLAGVPMTIKESMYLQGSPTCIGLTNLRDNIVGETGVLVARLQRAGAIILGKTNVPQLMFWHECDNPVYGRTNNPWDLARTSGGSTGGEGAIIAAGGSPLGLGTDLGGSIRVPSAWCGIHGLKPTSRRLPTSGALRTFRGLEAIQVVAGPMARHVEDLELALQVLADHSDGLSLNEIEPWPLRASREVDIRKLKVGLWLSDDWVPPSPAIRRAVLDAAEVLCSEYDVEIAVLDDVVKAAEPRFTNGKEILELYCQLLEADGNADVRKLAKGSRLDSRVSKMLLLGGLRSPVRAVVRSFCWLLGQRLMYQLIGASRPQSTAEHWERVYEQQQFIRGFAALLDEQQIDVILSPAFGVPAAQHGKPFDLLPAASYTFLPNLLGWPAGVVSLSTVREDEQVGRAPTRDMVLKQAAAVDAGSAGLPVSVQVIARPWREDIVLAVMAALERALPRPQLSAAHLAAMGARSS; this is encoded by the coding sequence ATGGGTGATGGGGACTCACCAACATCTTGGAGTGCCAGCGACATCGCCCGGCGCATTGCTGCGCGAGAAATCAGCGCTCGCGAAGTGTGCGAGGCTTACATCTCCCGCTGCGAGCAGACGCACAAAGCACTCAACGCTCTCGTCTGGAACCGCTTCGATGCGGCGCGCCAGGAAGCAACTGCCGTCGACGAAAAAATAGCTCGCGGCGAAAAGCTCGGTCCGCTCGCCGGCGTGCCGATGACGATCAAGGAGAGCATGTATCTGCAGGGCTCGCCGACGTGCATCGGCTTGACGAATCTGCGGGACAATATCGTTGGTGAAACGGGTGTGCTGGTCGCGCGATTGCAGCGCGCCGGCGCGATCATTCTCGGCAAGACCAACGTGCCGCAGTTGATGTTTTGGCACGAGTGCGATAACCCGGTCTACGGCCGGACGAATAATCCGTGGGACCTCGCTCGCACTTCGGGAGGCAGCACTGGCGGCGAAGGAGCCATCATCGCTGCCGGCGGCTCGCCACTGGGCTTGGGTACCGATCTCGGCGGGAGCATTCGAGTTCCGTCAGCGTGGTGCGGCATTCATGGCTTGAAGCCGACATCGCGTCGGCTTCCTACGTCTGGCGCGCTTCGTACTTTTCGCGGCCTCGAAGCGATTCAAGTCGTTGCCGGTCCGATGGCGCGGCATGTCGAGGATTTGGAACTCGCGCTGCAGGTTCTTGCCGATCACAGTGATGGGCTGTCGCTGAACGAAATTGAACCCTGGCCTTTGCGAGCGTCGCGCGAAGTCGATATTCGTAAGCTCAAGGTTGGTTTGTGGCTGAGCGATGATTGGGTACCTCCCTCGCCAGCGATTCGCCGCGCGGTGCTCGATGCTGCCGAGGTGCTGTGCTCGGAATACGACGTTGAAATTGCTGTGCTCGATGATGTGGTGAAAGCAGCAGAGCCACGCTTCACGAATGGTAAAGAGATCTTGGAGCTCTACTGCCAATTGCTGGAAGCCGACGGCAACGCTGATGTGCGGAAATTGGCCAAGGGAAGTCGGCTTGATTCGCGCGTGTCAAAGATGCTGCTGCTCGGTGGATTACGAAGTCCCGTGCGTGCGGTGGTCCGAAGTTTCTGCTGGCTGCTGGGCCAACGGCTGATGTATCAACTGATCGGCGCGAGTCGGCCGCAATCGACGGCCGAGCATTGGGAACGAGTCTACGAGCAACAGCAATTCATCCGCGGTTTTGCCGCACTGCTGGATGAGCAGCAAATCGATGTCATCTTGTCTCCGGCCTTCGGCGTTCCTGCGGCGCAGCACGGCAAGCCGTTCGATTTGCTTCCCGCGGCGAGCTATACCTTTCTGCCGAACTTGCTCGGTTGGCCGGCAGGTGTGGTGTCGCTGTCGACGGTTCGTGAAGACGAGCAAGTGGGCCGTGCGCCGACTCGCGATATGGTGCTGAAACAAGCAGCCGCCGTCGATGCCGGCAGTGCGGGTTTGCCAGTGAGTGTGCAAGTGATCGCGCGGCCGTGGCGAGAAGATATTGTCCTGGCAGTGATGGCGGCGCTGGAACGCGCGCTGCCACGTCCGCAGTTGTCCGCGGCGCATTTGGCTGCGATGGGTGCGCGGTCTTCTTAG
- a CDS encoding leucine-rich repeat domain-containing protein yields the protein MSSTEKLRAQYLALLAIVAAVCCSGCPSPEPKRSGSADPTKPQSPSASAKDDAAAIAALQAKGVTLNRDKAGNIGEVILSADCTNDDLKHVAALPHCTTLSAAASGISGAGLAHLKWHPGLKILRLEQSSIQNEDAQQLLEIPKLDDLDLRKTAFTTPAFVTLAKHKALRKIRAPQTKFDNESLKAIAPMKQLVALDLSDCELLTAVGCAALGDLPNLEMLKLSGSGIDDGTLDFIVPLKKLKVLGLAQSSVTKVGLDKLEQHPALKKLDLYGCPNVNSAALEKLGTIPNLETLVLRKTTVANDGMTFLAGLKNLRELDLSETSIGTGADFAAITAVQSLVDFNVWSTGFGDADMPAVGQLKNLERLNLDKTKVTDVGLESVQGLEKLEYIHLGKTTITDQGLAHLQGLKKLETVIVTVVPGVTDDGAAALKKAIPGVNVKR from the coding sequence GTGTCTTCTACCGAGAAACTTCGAGCTCAATATCTCGCACTCCTCGCCATCGTGGCGGCGGTTTGCTGCAGCGGTTGTCCCTCGCCAGAACCGAAGCGGTCCGGCTCGGCTGATCCAACTAAACCGCAATCGCCGAGCGCCTCGGCCAAAGATGACGCTGCTGCGATCGCTGCGCTCCAGGCCAAGGGCGTGACATTGAATCGCGACAAAGCCGGCAACATCGGTGAAGTGATTCTGTCTGCCGATTGCACCAACGACGATCTGAAGCACGTCGCCGCACTGCCGCACTGCACGACTCTCTCGGCCGCAGCGTCTGGCATTTCCGGCGCAGGTCTGGCCCATCTCAAGTGGCACCCTGGCCTGAAGATTTTACGTCTCGAGCAAAGCAGCATTCAAAACGAAGATGCTCAGCAACTGCTGGAGATTCCGAAGCTGGATGATCTCGATCTGAGGAAAACCGCCTTCACCACGCCCGCTTTTGTGACATTGGCCAAGCATAAGGCGCTTCGCAAGATTCGCGCGCCGCAAACCAAGTTTGATAACGAATCGCTGAAAGCGATTGCGCCGATGAAGCAACTCGTGGCGCTCGACCTGAGCGATTGCGAACTCTTGACGGCTGTGGGATGTGCCGCGCTGGGCGACTTGCCAAACCTGGAAATGCTGAAGCTCTCGGGTAGCGGCATCGACGACGGGACGCTTGATTTCATCGTCCCGCTGAAGAAGCTCAAGGTGCTCGGCCTGGCTCAATCGTCGGTGACGAAAGTCGGGCTCGACAAACTGGAACAGCATCCAGCTTTGAAAAAGCTCGACCTGTATGGTTGCCCGAATGTGAATTCGGCGGCTCTCGAAAAGCTCGGTACGATTCCGAACCTCGAAACGCTCGTGCTGCGGAAGACGACCGTGGCGAATGACGGTATGACGTTTCTCGCGGGGCTGAAGAACCTGAGAGAGCTCGACCTATCGGAAACCAGCATCGGCACGGGTGCTGATTTTGCCGCGATCACGGCAGTGCAGAGCCTCGTCGATTTTAACGTCTGGTCAACCGGCTTCGGTGATGCTGATATGCCTGCGGTCGGCCAGCTGAAGAATCTGGAGAGGTTGAATCTCGACAAGACCAAGGTCACCGACGTCGGCCTGGAAAGCGTTCAGGGGCTGGAAAAGCTCGAGTACATTCACCTCGGCAAAACGACGATAACCGACCAAGGCCTGGCTCATTTGCAGGGGCTGAAAAAGTTGGAGACGGTGATCGTGACCGTCGTCCCGGGTGTGACCGACGATGGAGCGGCGGCGTTGAAAAAGGCGATTCCGGGTGTGAACGTGAAGCGTTGA